A single window of Leptospira wolffii serovar Khorat str. Khorat-H2 DNA harbors:
- a CDS encoding MBL fold metallo-hydrolase, whose amino-acid sequence MQTSRIRIFICLLFLWQCGSSPTKLTFGKKLGIASDGIYAILYGKGEISLFRGDEGEEPKEISFLFFCIKDKGRTILIDSGISSYETRDFPEIRGWISPDKILSEAGLPPKSVTDIVLTDYRPEHSGGIWLFPNAKIYLHPKAAKFLISAKSPTRIRKTITEKQKAGKFILLNPGIELAPDFRILFTEGRTEGSIAVEWLRRPGERILFSGDECYFPEDCAKSKTLPSELVHSTRLHREFLDYAELLASQGTRILTSHDPSLPASGEEVSPRIFKLY is encoded by the coding sequence ATGCAAACATCTCGAATTCGGATTTTTATTTGCCTTCTATTCCTATGGCAGTGCGGCTCTTCTCCGACTAAGCTAACTTTCGGAAAAAAGCTGGGAATCGCATCGGACGGAATTTATGCGATTCTCTACGGAAAGGGAGAAATTTCCCTTTTTCGTGGAGATGAGGGAGAAGAGCCTAAGGAGATATCCTTTCTCTTTTTTTGTATCAAGGATAAAGGCAGAACGATTCTGATCGATTCCGGTATCTCATCCTACGAAACCCGAGACTTTCCGGAGATACGCGGTTGGATCTCCCCCGATAAGATTCTCTCCGAAGCGGGACTACCTCCTAAATCCGTGACGGATATCGTTCTCACGGATTATCGTCCCGAACATTCCGGCGGGATCTGGCTATTTCCGAACGCTAAAATCTATCTTCATCCGAAAGCGGCAAAATTTCTGATAAGCGCTAAGTCTCCTACCAGAATCCGCAAGACCATCACCGAAAAACAAAAAGCCGGAAAGTTTATCCTCTTAAATCCCGGAATAGAATTAGCTCCCGACTTTCGCATCCTATTTACGGAAGGACGGACCGAAGGATCGATAGCGGTAGAATGGCTGCGTAGACCGGGCGAAAGAATCCTTTTTTCCGGAGACGAATGTTACTTTCCGGAAGATTGCGCCAAGTCGAAGACACTCCCTTCCGAGTTGGTACATTCTACACGTCTCCATCGGGAATTTTTAGATTATGCGGAATTACTAGCAAGCCAAGGGACAAGAATCCTTACTTCACACGATCCTTCCCTTCCCGCTTCCGGGGAGGAAGTTTCTCCCCGAATTTTCAAGTTATACTAA
- the aat gene encoding leucyl/phenylalanyl-tRNA--protein transferase, whose translation MRDFSDFFSDPKISTEEVVGIGGDLSLDRLLYAYTHGIFPWADKPLLWFSLDPRAIFDLNVLHISSRVKRKIRQKKYSITFNRAFEQVMRCCAYREDEQTWITDTFLHGFARLNREGYAHSLEVWDEEGRLGGGVYGVAIGKFFAGESMFSFLPDFGKIGLHFLFETLKKDGFTLFDTQQMNPVTLGLGAYEIPKKKFLDRLSEAVSPPSKWNPPSFEM comes from the coding sequence ATTCGGGACTTTTCCGATTTTTTTTCCGACCCGAAGATCAGCACGGAAGAAGTGGTCGGTATAGGAGGAGATTTGAGCCTAGATCGTCTCTTATACGCGTACACACATGGGATATTCCCTTGGGCGGATAAACCTCTGCTCTGGTTTTCTTTGGACCCCAGAGCCATATTCGATCTGAACGTTTTGCATATCAGCTCCCGGGTTAAGAGAAAGATTCGCCAAAAGAAATATTCGATCACGTTCAATCGTGCCTTCGAGCAAGTTATGCGTTGCTGTGCCTACAGGGAAGACGAGCAGACTTGGATCACGGATACATTCTTGCACGGTTTTGCTCGTTTGAATCGGGAAGGCTACGCTCATAGTCTGGAAGTTTGGGACGAGGAAGGACGATTAGGAGGGGGTGTTTATGGGGTCGCGATCGGAAAATTCTTCGCGGGAGAGTCCATGTTCTCTTTTCTTCCCGACTTCGGTAAAATAGGTCTGCATTTTCTTTTCGAAACATTAAAGAAGGACGGGTTCACTCTCTTCGATACCCAGCAGATGAATCCGGTCACTCTCGGGCTCGGCGCCTATGAAATACCCAAGAAGAAATTTCTGGATAGACTTAGCGAGGCGGTCTCCCCGCCTTCCAAATGGAATCCGCCTAGCTTCGAAATGTGA
- the thpR gene encoding RNA 2',3'-cyclic phosphodiesterase, whose product MRTFIGISLSEETKESLHRICIGLEGIRWLDPENFHLTLAFLGELDPDQIEIVSEICSEIRFEPFRIDIKGVGIFGHKSPEVLYTSVIASEELKNLQKSLDSSLRRVGFSLEKKEYKPHITIGRFRKTQEKKLDQYLQEFETFELTGIQVSEFHIFSSRTGPEGAMYRVEETYPLSIE is encoded by the coding sequence ATGAGAACTTTTATCGGCATATCTCTCTCCGAAGAAACCAAGGAATCTTTGCATAGAATTTGTATCGGCTTGGAAGGAATCCGGTGGCTGGATCCGGAGAATTTTCATTTGACCCTTGCATTCTTGGGAGAATTGGATCCGGACCAAATCGAGATCGTATCCGAAATTTGTTCGGAAATTCGATTCGAACCGTTTAGAATCGATATTAAAGGGGTGGGCATTTTCGGACATAAGTCACCTGAAGTTTTATACACTTCCGTCATCGCTTCCGAGGAACTGAAAAATCTGCAGAAATCATTGGATTCTTCTCTTCGTAGAGTCGGATTCAGCCTCGAAAAAAAAGAATACAAACCTCATATCACGATCGGTAGATTTCGTAAGACCCAGGAAAAGAAGTTGGATCAATATCTGCAGGAGTTCGAAACTTTCGAGTTAACTGGAATCCAGGTTTCGGAATTTCATATTTTTTCCAGTCGGACCGGGCCGGAAGGGGCCATGTACAGGGTCGAAGAAACGTATCCGCTTTCGATAGAGTGA
- a CDS encoding alpha/beta fold hydrolase, which translates to MKRKTLIIALTLLFGSCRFLGVGSIPLEELKSKYANSESKFAPIGDLNIHYRDEGRGPVIVLLHGVCASLHTWDGWTERLKSKYRIVRIDLPGHGLTGPPEDIDKLNLEEGVEVLDRFMKYLNIDQFYLVGNSMGGYISWNYSLKYPKKVRKMVLIDAAGYVQPMPDMIALGSHPLVSPFARYMLPSFLVEKSVEDVYGDSSKATGEIRDRYVDLSFRRGNRLAYNYFFRTAREKFSDPKVSDGIKSISVPTLILWGKNDKWLKLEYAQNWQKDIPNSKFIAYEGAGHIPMEEIPDETSKDLRAFLEN; encoded by the coding sequence ATGAAACGAAAAACGCTTATCATCGCATTGACGCTCCTATTCGGGTCTTGTCGATTTTTGGGGGTTGGCTCGATTCCTTTGGAAGAATTGAAAAGCAAATACGCGAATTCAGAATCGAAATTCGCTCCGATCGGAGATTTAAATATCCATTATAGAGACGAGGGTCGTGGACCCGTGATCGTCCTGCTCCATGGAGTTTGCGCATCCCTTCATACTTGGGACGGATGGACCGAAAGATTGAAATCCAAGTATAGAATCGTGCGGATCGATTTGCCAGGGCATGGTTTGACGGGACCGCCGGAAGATATAGATAAACTGAACTTAGAGGAAGGAGTCGAGGTATTGGATCGATTTATGAAATACTTGAATATCGATCAATTCTACCTGGTGGGAAATTCCATGGGGGGCTATATTTCCTGGAATTATTCCCTCAAGTATCCAAAGAAAGTTCGTAAGATGGTTCTAATAGATGCGGCCGGTTATGTGCAACCTATGCCGGATATGATCGCACTCGGAAGCCATCCATTAGTCAGCCCATTTGCTCGATATATGTTACCTTCTTTTCTTGTGGAAAAGAGCGTAGAAGACGTTTATGGAGATTCTTCCAAAGCAACGGGAGAGATCAGAGATCGGTATGTGGATCTTTCGTTTCGAAGAGGGAATCGTCTCGCCTATAATTATTTCTTTAGAACCGCTAGGGAAAAATTCTCCGACCCCAAGGTTTCTGACGGAATCAAATCGATTTCCGTTCCTACCCTTATTCTTTGGGGCAAAAACGACAAATGGTTGAAATTGGAATACGCACAAAATTGGCAGAAGGACATTCCCAACTCCAAATTTATCGCCTACGAAGGTGCGGGGCATATTCCCATGGAAGAAATTCCGGACGAGACTTCCAAGGATTTAAGAGCTTTCTTGGAAAATTGA
- a CDS encoding bifunctional chorismate-binding protein/class IV aminotransferase: protein MNLKRYTDIDVPFIFLGGGFSPEGLPILVHPKEILTTNRRREARKILEEIRERLAKGFCAAGWISYEAGEIFLNDSEEDKDYETPLLWFALSSEYSTLSHEELSLWEERFSDSGYFAQVGNFPDRNHYLKSLETIHEHLKSGDVYQVNLTFPIEIEHIGSTGRFFFDLRKNQPVPYEAWIHTGNTNPSGPMDILSFSPELFWERKGTKIRTLPMKGTRPRGENIEQDLALKEELFHSPKDRAENLMITDLMRNDLGRISQAGSVEVSKLFSIEEYPTVLQMTSEIRSELLPGTDWISVLEALFPGGSITGAPKKRSSEIIRSLEGDRGIYTGGIFFLTPERDTVSIAIRTLEFREISGEVRRGRIGVGSGITIDSDPSSEWEESWSKLKFLKDRLQDPEGTFYIFTTLAYKRGTFYSLKEHRERIRSSALELGFLWSDSEWEKEILDLRSRLSRMEGNSFRIRIRLHRNGKIYSEQNPMASFPKSGRVLVSKKRIDSKNLFLYHKTNIRELYSSAFSYALSGNYMDMIFLNEKGNLTEGCIHSVFLQKNGEWFTPNLEHGLLPGVARKKWIRRLHAQETSISEEDLRMAERIVLVNSLRGLRPVAGIDFE from the coding sequence ATGAATTTGAAGCGCTATACGGATATCGACGTTCCCTTTATTTTTTTAGGCGGAGGATTTTCGCCCGAGGGATTGCCGATTCTAGTTCATCCGAAGGAAATTCTTACTACTAATCGACGAAGAGAAGCAAGGAAAATACTAGAAGAAATTCGAGAACGACTCGCAAAAGGATTTTGTGCAGCGGGTTGGATCTCCTACGAGGCGGGGGAAATATTCTTAAACGACTCGGAGGAGGACAAGGACTACGAAACTCCTCTTTTATGGTTTGCACTTTCTTCCGAATACTCGACTCTATCTCACGAAGAATTGAGTCTTTGGGAGGAAAGATTTTCGGACTCGGGATACTTCGCTCAAGTGGGAAATTTTCCCGACCGAAATCATTATCTAAAATCTTTGGAGACGATTCACGAGCATCTGAAAAGCGGAGACGTGTATCAGGTGAATCTTACTTTTCCGATCGAAATAGAACATATCGGTTCTACAGGCAGATTTTTCTTCGACCTCAGGAAGAATCAACCGGTGCCGTACGAGGCATGGATTCATACCGGAAATACGAATCCTTCCGGTCCGATGGACATCCTATCTTTTTCGCCTGAATTATTTTGGGAAAGAAAAGGAACTAAGATCCGTACTTTACCCATGAAAGGAACCAGACCCAGAGGGGAGAATATAGAGCAAGATCTTGCCTTAAAGGAGGAATTATTCCATTCTCCCAAGGATAGGGCCGAGAATCTTATGATCACCGATTTAATGAGAAACGATCTGGGTAGAATTTCCCAGGCCGGATCGGTGGAAGTTTCCAAATTATTCTCTATAGAAGAATATCCTACGGTATTGCAAATGACGAGCGAGATTCGTTCGGAACTCTTACCCGGTACCGATTGGATTTCCGTCCTAGAGGCTTTATTTCCCGGAGGCTCCATTACGGGGGCTCCTAAAAAAAGATCGTCCGAGATCATTCGAAGTCTGGAAGGGGATAGAGGAATTTATACGGGTGGGATCTTCTTCTTAACTCCTGAACGGGATACTGTATCCATCGCGATTCGAACCTTGGAGTTTCGGGAAATTTCCGGAGAGGTTCGAAGAGGAAGAATCGGAGTCGGCTCGGGAATTACGATCGATTCGGATCCGAGTTCCGAGTGGGAAGAATCTTGGTCCAAACTGAAATTTCTAAAGGACAGACTGCAAGATCCGGAAGGAACTTTTTATATTTTTACGACCTTAGCCTATAAACGAGGAACCTTTTATTCTTTGAAAGAGCATCGGGAAAGAATAAGGAGCTCCGCATTAGAGTTGGGATTTCTGTGGTCTGATTCGGAATGGGAAAAAGAAATACTCGATCTTCGATCCCGCCTTTCTCGTATGGAAGGAAATTCTTTTCGTATAAGGATCCGGTTGCATAGGAATGGAAAAATATACTCCGAGCAAAATCCTATGGCCTCTTTTCCCAAATCCGGAAGAGTCCTGGTTTCCAAAAAGAGAATCGATTCTAAAAATCTTTTTCTATATCATAAAACCAATATTCGAGAACTCTATTCTTCCGCATTCTCCTACGCTCTTTCCGGAAATTATATGGATATGATTTTTCTGAATGAAAAAGGAAACCTAACGGAAGGATGTATTCATTCTGTCTTTTTGCAAAAGAACGGAGAATGGTTTACTCCGAATTTGGAACATGGCTTACTTCCCGGGGTGGCTCGGAAAAAATGGATTCGAAGGCTTCACGCGCAGGAAACGTCGATCTCCGAAGAAGATTTAAGAATGGCCGAAAGGATAGTACTCGTAAATTCTTTGCGCGGTCTTCGACCGGTAGCCGGGATCGATTTTGAATGA
- a CDS encoding patatin family protein, giving the protein MQLPKFNKKRKGRALIIEGGGMRGSFAGGALASLATLHSPEEFDLVVAVSSGSCSAAYYVTQPNPSEEEIEQALDIWRVDLAGNRLISFWNLLHGKRILDQDYLIRNIFQEKFPIRTEVLNKKKTVPFYVALSSFESFRPVYLRATAENLFPLLKAATSLPIATTGFGNVEGGIYTDGGVLDPVPVEAVLDAGYKEITTVLTKPIHFYQKPTRPWFGNLAFPKSPEMGRMLVAQRHTMYNRAMQILKNPPNGIRFKIIAPETELPAGRMTTNAELLRQTVQLGIEQGKKILQN; this is encoded by the coding sequence ATGCAACTTCCTAAATTTAACAAAAAAAGAAAAGGCCGCGCACTCATCATAGAAGGCGGAGGAATGCGAGGTTCTTTTGCGGGAGGGGCATTGGCCAGCCTCGCAACCTTACATTCTCCGGAAGAATTCGATCTTGTGGTCGCAGTGTCTTCGGGGTCCTGCTCGGCAGCGTATTACGTAACCCAACCGAATCCGAGCGAGGAGGAAATCGAACAGGCTTTGGATATTTGGAGAGTTGACTTAGCGGGAAATCGTTTGATCTCCTTTTGGAATCTTCTTCACGGAAAAAGAATCCTAGACCAGGACTATCTGATTCGGAATATTTTTCAGGAGAAATTTCCGATCCGAACGGAAGTCTTAAATAAAAAGAAAACCGTTCCGTTTTACGTTGCCTTAAGTAGTTTCGAATCCTTCCGTCCGGTCTATCTTAGAGCGACTGCGGAAAATCTCTTTCCTCTCTTAAAGGCGGCCACTTCTCTGCCCATCGCGACGACCGGCTTTGGAAATGTGGAAGGCGGAATTTATACGGATGGAGGAGTATTGGATCCTGTCCCTGTAGAGGCAGTTTTGGATGCGGGCTACAAGGAAATCACCACCGTACTTACGAAGCCGATTCATTTTTACCAAAAGCCGACTCGCCCTTGGTTCGGAAATCTTGCCTTTCCTAAATCTCCCGAAATGGGAAGAATGCTAGTCGCTCAACGTCATACGATGTACAATCGCGCGATGCAAATTCTAAAGAACCCTCCGAACGGAATCCGATTCAAGATCATCGCCCCGGAAACCGAACTACCGGCGGGACGCATGACTACAAATGCGGAATTGCTCCGCCAAACGGTGCAATTAGGAATCGAGCAAGGAAAGAAGATTCTTCAAAATTGA
- a CDS encoding TetR/AcrR family transcriptional regulator — translation MRTKAPSPIANRAEARREQILEAALDVFSEKGYHEAGIADIAGKLNIGHGTCYRYFKNKLDILHALVDRILIGLLEVVKKESPEKSDTLEEYRNQIRNIGLELFRLFSSDPRQAKIVFFEAMALDETVKRKVQLGINKSARLTELYLKNGVKKGFLRKELDTRIASQAINAMMFEGIRISLSSKSDSKFAKRWLEEMPTLMLEGMGKR, via the coding sequence ATGAGAACCAAAGCTCCCAGCCCCATCGCCAATCGCGCAGAGGCAAGAAGGGAACAAATCCTAGAAGCGGCTCTGGACGTTTTTTCGGAGAAAGGATACCATGAAGCGGGAATCGCCGATATCGCCGGAAAGTTGAATATCGGACACGGCACCTGCTATCGCTATTTTAAGAATAAGTTGGATATCCTTCACGCTTTGGTGGATAGGATTCTAATCGGGCTACTGGAAGTCGTAAAAAAAGAGAGTCCCGAAAAATCCGATACTCTAGAAGAATATAGAAATCAAATCCGCAATATCGGCTTGGAGCTTTTCCGCCTTTTCAGCTCCGATCCGAGACAGGCAAAAATCGTATTCTTCGAAGCGATGGCCTTAGATGAAACCGTAAAAAGAAAAGTTCAGTTAGGCATCAATAAGAGCGCCAGATTAACCGAGCTTTATCTTAAGAATGGGGTGAAGAAGGGTTTTCTCCGCAAGGAACTGGATACTAGAATCGCATCCCAAGCGATCAACGCGATGATGTTCGAAGGAATCCGAATCAGCCTTTCCTCTAAATCGGATTCCAAATTCGCAAAACGATGGTTGGAAGAAATGCCCACCCTGATGCTGGAAGGAATGGGCAAACGCTAG
- a CDS encoding AMP-dependent synthetase/ligase produces MYKNLADMYLKAAESFGDRPAFWSKDETKEYRATSFKQLVDLGLSLAEALIDLGVKAREHIGVLADNRLEWIIVDAGVLFTGGANVPRGTDVTDSEMDHILNHSEASVVFVENDKMYEKFVKNKSKLKGVETVIIMDKDSKTKSKGVLHLYDLIEKGKELRSKGGHKAEKRIEAIKPDDLFTLIYTSGTTGMPKGVMLMHSNMIHQMENVVPLILKKSLLRDDDSMLSILPVWHIFERVVEYSAISLGISTFYTKVADLRNDLAKARPSFMASAPRVWESIYTGIYNRINDPKQTPAIRKFLFNTAYFFSKNYNAGLRFLTGKEVDYENRNIFKSLALGIRSIVQVLLTGPFTVSFITGVAYAYVKMYKPELAFLAPVLLTVAILGLIFNFKTLDAVVLAKIRQATGGRLRGTLSGGGALQRHVDNFFNDIGLLVLEGYGMTETGPVISVRHYDHPIIGSVGYVVPKTELQLRDDHGNVLTHINDQKQLLAGKLGVKGIVHIKGPQVMKGYYKNPEVTKKTIVDGWLNTGDIGFINYKYTLTLTGRAKETVVLLGGENVEPVPIENRMDESPYIKQSMVFGQDQKVLGAIIVPDLEVLSPWLKEQGISASELKDIIEHPKVIEFFKKEIREYNSTKQGFKSFELVQHVVIAPKPFEVGDELTNLLKMKRHVITEKYQKRIDKVYK; encoded by the coding sequence ATGTATAAGAATTTAGCAGACATGTACCTAAAGGCGGCCGAGTCATTTGGTGACAGACCGGCGTTTTGGTCCAAGGATGAGACCAAGGAGTATCGTGCTACTTCCTTCAAACAACTCGTAGACCTAGGCCTTTCCTTAGCCGAAGCACTCATAGATTTAGGAGTGAAAGCGAGAGAGCATATCGGCGTGTTAGCGGATAACCGTCTAGAATGGATCATCGTAGACGCTGGAGTATTATTCACCGGTGGCGCCAACGTCCCTCGCGGAACGGATGTGACCGATTCGGAAATGGATCATATCTTAAATCACTCCGAAGCTTCCGTAGTATTTGTCGAAAACGACAAAATGTATGAGAAATTTGTTAAGAATAAGTCCAAACTGAAAGGCGTAGAGACCGTAATCATCATGGACAAAGATAGCAAGACCAAGAGCAAAGGCGTCCTGCATCTTTACGACTTGATCGAAAAAGGAAAAGAACTCAGATCCAAAGGCGGACATAAGGCCGAGAAACGCATAGAGGCGATCAAACCGGACGATTTATTCACACTGATCTATACTTCCGGAACCACGGGTATGCCGAAAGGGGTTATGTTAATGCATTCCAACATGATCCACCAGATGGAAAATGTCGTGCCTTTGATTTTGAAAAAGTCCCTACTTAGGGACGACGATAGCATGCTATCGATTCTTCCCGTTTGGCATATTTTCGAACGGGTGGTCGAATATTCTGCAATTTCCCTGGGGATTTCCACCTTCTATACCAAGGTGGCCGACCTCCGAAACGACCTGGCAAAAGCGAGACCTTCCTTCATGGCTTCCGCTCCTAGGGTTTGGGAAAGTATCTACACCGGAATTTATAACCGGATCAACGATCCTAAACAGACCCCGGCAATTCGTAAGTTTCTCTTCAATACGGCTTATTTCTTCTCTAAGAACTATAACGCCGGACTACGCTTTTTGACCGGAAAAGAGGTGGATTACGAAAATAGAAATATTTTCAAATCCCTGGCTTTGGGCATCCGTTCCATCGTCCAAGTGCTTCTGACAGGACCGTTTACAGTTTCTTTCATCACGGGTGTAGCTTACGCATATGTGAAGATGTATAAGCCTGAGTTGGCTTTCTTAGCTCCCGTGCTTCTGACGGTAGCGATCTTGGGATTGATCTTCAACTTTAAGACTTTGGATGCCGTGGTTCTTGCAAAAATTCGCCAGGCAACCGGTGGACGTTTGAGAGGAACATTGTCCGGTGGGGGAGCTTTGCAACGCCATGTGGACAATTTCTTTAACGATATCGGCCTTCTGGTTTTGGAAGGATACGGAATGACCGAGACAGGACCCGTGATCTCCGTTCGCCATTACGATCATCCGATCATCGGATCGGTCGGTTATGTGGTTCCTAAAACCGAACTTCAATTGAGGGACGACCACGGAAACGTTCTGACACATATCAACGATCAAAAGCAACTTCTAGCCGGAAAACTGGGAGTAAAAGGGATCGTTCATATCAAAGGGCCCCAAGTAATGAAGGGATATTATAAGAATCCGGAAGTTACTAAAAAGACCATCGTGGACGGATGGCTGAACACCGGAGATATCGGGTTCATCAATTACAAGTACACTCTGACTTTAACCGGTCGTGCAAAAGAGACTGTTGTTCTTTTGGGTGGGGAAAACGTGGAACCGGTTCCTATCGAAAACCGTATGGACGAGTCTCCTTACATCAAGCAGTCCATGGTATTTGGTCAAGATCAGAAAGTGCTCGGCGCGATCATCGTTCCGGATCTGGAAGTTTTATCTCCTTGGCTAAAAGAGCAGGGGATCAGCGCTTCCGAGCTGAAGGATATAATTGAACATCCGAAGGTGATTGAATTCTTTAAAAAGGAAATCAGAGAATACAATAGCACTAAACAAGGATTTAAATCCTTCGAATTGGTACAGCACGTCGTTATCGCTCCTAAACCTTTCGAGGTTGGGGACGAGTTGACCAACCTTCTCAAGATGAAGCGACATGTAATCACGGAGAAATACCAAAAGAGAATCGATAAGGTATACAAGTAA
- a CDS encoding MASE1 domain-containing protein, which produces MEIFRRFMLIEYRKAGTASAKILIVAGVYFALAKIGYSMAAYSEYASPIWPASGLALAAPLLFGKVCLIGVFFGSFYYNYEIKSQAIQQIGAWPFVVEALLIAFGSTLQSYIGSSLFQRFIPKLDLTKNVVYVIRFLWISALVCIVGSTVANFGLFLLGILPLDTILKTWVIWWTGDTLGIFVYFPFFLSWLGPGFYRLKTHSWWESFGIVSLLSFIGAGLFYFFKINSIPVYFPLSYLLITVTVLSSLRFGLRESSLVLILISAIAILGTINSNTPYITPSKEVTLLLLQSFLSAISICSLLVTTVVRERLDTEKKLVRSHKELEDIVRERTKELDRSNRSLGNSEAIYKSLFENVPIAIFECDYSEVKKTLDSLPHMSKKEFFQFIVKNEDFVSRCYESVKVLDANRESIRVFQAKSKEEVIELTKEFFRSGNEMHFRKVLFSIRFGGRILETDMILRTCKGKTFDAAIRWALAPEFESTFGSVIITAMEITGKKQAERQLKTSLREKEVMLKEIHHRVKNNLQVISSLFSLQSEYENDPKIHDAFVESQNRIQTMALIHDELYQSTDLGNVEFSGYSRRLAENIQAAYKIGPEVLLEIDSKTLYLEINIAIPLGLALNELLTNCFKYAFPRDFTPIGGQPKIRVKTALESGSVILKVSDNGIGLPSELNPIETPSFGLTLVQVLTKQLKGKLDFSSSVGSGTDFLIRFDLPN; this is translated from the coding sequence ATGGAAATCTTTCGGAGATTCATGCTCATAGAATATAGAAAGGCCGGAACGGCTTCGGCAAAAATCCTGATTGTAGCAGGCGTTTATTTCGCTTTGGCTAAAATCGGATATAGTATGGCCGCTTATTCTGAATACGCGTCTCCCATTTGGCCCGCTTCGGGGCTCGCTCTAGCCGCTCCGTTATTATTCGGTAAGGTCTGTCTTATAGGAGTATTCTTCGGATCCTTTTACTATAATTACGAAATCAAATCGCAAGCGATCCAGCAAATCGGAGCCTGGCCTTTCGTTGTGGAGGCTCTTCTCATCGCATTCGGAAGCACTCTCCAATCGTATATCGGCTCCAGTCTATTCCAACGATTCATTCCTAAATTGGATCTTACTAAAAACGTAGTATATGTGATCCGCTTTCTTTGGATCTCTGCTCTGGTATGCATCGTTGGATCGACCGTCGCTAATTTCGGATTATTCCTATTAGGAATTCTTCCCTTAGATACGATTTTGAAAACCTGGGTTATCTGGTGGACGGGAGACACTCTAGGTATTTTCGTATATTTCCCGTTTTTTCTCTCTTGGTTGGGGCCCGGATTCTACCGACTCAAAACCCATTCTTGGTGGGAAAGCTTCGGTATCGTTTCCTTGCTTTCCTTTATCGGAGCGGGACTATTCTATTTTTTTAAAATCAATTCCATTCCGGTATATTTCCCGCTTTCGTATCTGCTCATTACCGTCACAGTACTCTCTTCTCTTCGTTTCGGATTACGAGAATCTTCTTTGGTTCTGATTCTTATCTCCGCGATCGCCATCCTAGGAACAATCAACTCAAACACTCCTTATATAACGCCTTCCAAAGAAGTGACTCTTCTTCTCTTGCAGAGCTTTTTATCGGCTATCTCCATCTGCTCCCTTTTAGTGACTACCGTGGTCCGGGAAAGGTTGGATACCGAAAAGAAACTAGTAAGATCGCATAAGGAACTCGAGGATATAGTGCGGGAAAGAACCAAAGAGCTGGATCGCTCTAATCGCTCTTTAGGAAATAGCGAAGCGATTTATAAGAGCCTCTTCGAGAACGTTCCCATCGCAATTTTCGAATGCGATTACAGCGAAGTAAAGAAAACCCTGGATTCCTTGCCTCACATGTCAAAGAAGGAATTCTTTCAGTTCATAGTTAAGAACGAGGATTTTGTCTCTAGATGCTACGAGTCCGTAAAAGTTTTGGATGCCAATCGGGAATCGATTCGAGTCTTTCAGGCCAAGTCCAAAGAGGAAGTAATCGAACTGACCAAAGAATTCTTTCGATCCGGAAACGAAATGCATTTCAGAAAAGTGCTGTTTAGTATCCGCTTCGGAGGAAGAATCTTAGAGACGGATATGATTCTGCGGACCTGCAAAGGAAAAACCTTCGACGCTGCAATCCGTTGGGCGCTAGCTCCCGAATTCGAATCCACTTTCGGATCCGTGATTATAACAGCTATGGAAATCACGGGAAAGAAGCAAGCGGAGAGACAACTCAAAACTTCCTTACGCGAAAAGGAAGTGATGCTAAAGGAGATACATCATCGGGTCAAAAATAATCTGCAGGTGATCTCCAGCCTTTTCAGTCTGCAATCGGAATATGAAAACGATCCTAAGATCCACGACGCTTTCGTGGAAAGCCAAAATAGAATCCAAACTATGGCCTTGATCCATGACGAACTCTACCAATCTACGGATCTGGGTAATGTGGAATTCTCGGGTTATTCCAGAAGATTGGCGGAAAATATACAAGCTGCTTACAAGATCGGTCCGGAAGTACTTCTAGAAATAGATTCCAAAACCTTGTATTTGGAAATCAATATAGCAATTCCTCTCGGTTTAGCTTTGAACGAGCTACTTACGAATTGTTTCAAATACGCTTTCCCGAGAGATTTTACTCCGATAGGAGGACAACCTAAAATCCGTGTGAAAACGGCGCTCGAGTCCGGAAGCGTAATTTTAAAAGTCTCCGACAACGGAATCGGACTACCTAGCGAACTGAATCCGATCGAGACTCCTTCTTTCGGCCTCACTTTAGTACAGGTCTTAACCAAGCAGCTAAAGGGAAAACTGGACTTTTCCAGTTCAGTCGGAAGCGGAACCGATTTCTTAATTCGCTTCGATCTACCGAATTAA